From Aedes albopictus strain Foshan chromosome 1, AalbF5, whole genome shotgun sequence, one genomic window encodes:
- the LOC134289897 gene encoding uncharacterized protein LOC134289897, with translation MEPFIECDRFSKWERIFRTTAYVHSFIDRCRDFGKQGASRIKHGLTQDDMQRAEKALWRFAQADAYAEEINVLRKQQESDEHSSLKLDRSSTIRQLSPFLDKFDVVRMAGRTEASPVASYDAKFPVILPKHHRLTELLIDWYHRRFGHHSNETVVNEIRQRYHISTLRTVVRKVAKKCQWCTVNWALPEVPRMAPLPEARVTPFVRPFSLVGIDYFGPYMIKIGRSQVKRWVALFTCLVVRAVHLEVAASLSTESCKLALRRFIARRGAPLQIFSDHGTNFVGGNRELADQVAATNQELAETFTNANTRWLFVPPSSPHMGGAWERMVRAVKAAMESINHARAPSEEVFITILCEAESMVNSRPLTYVPLESSDQEALTPNHFIFLSSNGIKQTEKVPTTEGESLRTGWNLCRFILDQFWARWIREYLPDLTRRTKWHEEVKPIQEGDIVFIVGETTRNRWPRGKVVKVFPGRDGRLWQVDVQTSSGVLRRPVAKLAVLNVLPTGNPAGSEKHYGEGNVAGGVTTVSATKKIFNRDGGYLTERSVTERHRLSSDNCHGMSGENEEKKTTDDGM, from the coding sequence ATGGAACCGTTCATCGAGTGCGACCGGTTCTCCAAATGGGAACGAATATTCCGCACCACAGCATATGTCCATTCGTTCATTGATCGATGCCGGGACTTCGGTAAGCAAGGGGCTTCGCGAATCAAACATGGATTGACGCAGGACGACATGCAACGAGCAGAGAAAGCTTTGTGGCGGTTTGCACAAGCCGATGCCTACGCCGAAGAGATAAACGTCCTGCGGAAACAGCAAGAATCAGACGAACACAGTTCGTTGAAACTCGACAGAAGCAGCACGATTCGTCAACTATCACCGTTTTTGGATAAGTTCGACGTGGTTCGTATGGCGGGACGAACTGAAGCTTCGCCGGTGGCAAGTTACGATGCGAAGTTCCCAGTAATCTTGCCGAAACATCATCGCCTGACTGAACTTCTAATCGACTGGTACCACAGACGATTCGGCCACCATAGCAACGAAACTGTGGTTAATGAAATTCGTCAGCGCTATCACATTTCCACTCTACGGACGGTGGTGCGCAAAGTTGCAAAGAAGTGTCAGTGGTGTACAGTTAATTGGGCGCTTCCTGAAGTACCCAGGATGGCTCCTCTACCGGAAGCACGTGTCACTCCGTTCGTGCGACCATTTTCATTGGTCGGCATTGATTATTTCGGCCCTTATATGATAAAAATTGGACGAAGTCAAGTGAAGCGTTGGGTGGCACTGTTCACGTGCTTAGTCGTTAGGGCGGTACACCTAGAAGTAGCCGCCTCACTGTCTACCGAATCATGTAAGCTAGCTCTTCGGCGATTCATCGCTCGTCGCGGCGCACCGTTACAAATCTTCTCCGACCACGGGACAAATTTTGTTGGCGGCAATCGGGAGCTGGCTGATCAAGTAGCGGCAACGAACCAAGAGCTGGCGGAGACCTTCACGAATGCTAACACCCGTTGGCTTTTCGTCCCACCATCTTCCCCGCACATGGGCGGTGCCTGGGAAAGAATGGTCAGAGCAGTTAAGGCAGCGATGGAGTCGATTAACCATGCCCGTGCGCCGTCTGAAGAAGTATTCATAACAATACTTTGTGAAGCAGAGTCAATGGTCAATTCCAGACCGTTGACATACGTTCCTCTCGAATCATCGGATCAGGAGGCTTTGACTCCAAACCATTTTATTTTCCTCAGTTCAAATGGAATCAAGCAGACGGAGAAAGTTCCCACTACAGAAGGAGAATCACTTCGGACCGGCTGGAACTTGTGTCGCTTTATCCTGGATCAGTTCTGGGCACGGTGGATTCGGGAATATCTTCCGGATTTGACTCGGCGAACCAAGTGGCACGAAGAGGTCAAGCCTATTCAGGAAGGAGACATAGTGTTCATTGTTGGAGAAACGACTCGGAATCGATGGCCGCGAGGTAAGGTCGTGAAAGTTTTTCCAGGAAGGGATGGTCGCCTCTGGCAGGTGGATGTGCAGACGAGTTCAGGGGTTCTACGTCGTCCGGTGGCAAAACTCGCTGTGCTCAACGTTCTACCAACAGGTAATCCTGCTGGATCGGAGAAGCATTACGGAGAGGGGAATGTAGCGGGAGGCGTTACAACCGTTAGTGCGACGAAGAAAATATTCAATAGGGATGGCGGATATTTGACGGAACGATCCGTCACCGAACGCCATCGTTTGTCATCCGACAATTGTCACGGCATGAGTGGGGAAAATGAAGAGAAAAAAACAACAGATGATGGAATGTAG